A single window of Patescibacteria group bacterium DNA harbors:
- a CDS encoding PEP-CTERM sorting domain-containing protein, translating to MKKGFFCLAIFLFFAVSAVAMQIPTNGTGNQTATLGFEDIGTSIYGHIPDGYGGLNWDNFGYMSANYISGYEIEGNYSAFNYGGNVAYVTRETISDPFTFQSAYFKGAWNPLDIAITAYSSEGYPVFEETIVVDVDSSSLFSPQLDWDNIVGLSFYPSLGAGVTDSRNRTHFGMDEFTFSSSSSNSNPVPEPATIILVGSGLAGFGFIQRRKAKKAREK from the coding sequence ATGAAAAAAGGATTTTTTTGTTTAGCGATTTTTTTGTTTTTTGCGGTATCTGCCGTTGCTATGCAGATTCCGACAAATGGAACAGGCAACCAAACAGCTACCCTTGGGTTTGAGGACATCGGAACAAGCATCTACGGTCATATCCCAGATGGGTATGGCGGATTGAATTGGGACAATTTTGGCTATATGTCCGCTAACTATATTTCTGGATATGAGATTGAAGGAAATTATTCCGCCTTTAATTACGGGGGAAATGTCGCTTATGTGACAAGAGAAACAATAAGCGATCCTTTTACTTTTCAAAGCGCTTATTTTAAAGGCGCGTGGAATCCTCTAGATATAGCAATAACAGCTTATTCTTCCGAAGGATATCCTGTTTTTGAGGAAACAATTGTTGTGGACGTAGATTCCTCATCGTTGTTTTCTCCTCAATTGGATTGGGATAATATTGTTGGACTATCTTTTTATCCTTCTTTGGGCGCTGGGGTAACAGATTCGCGCAATCGTACCCATTTTGGAATGGACGAGTTCACTTTCTCGTCATCCTCAAGTAATTCCAATCCGGTGCCAGAGCCGGCAACAATCATTCTCGTCGGATCAGGGCTTGCTGGATTTGGTTTTATCCAAAGAAGAAAAGCAAAAAAAGCAAGAGAAAAATAA
- the hisS gene encoding histidine--tRNA ligase, whose translation MGRRPKNRTIIKRKKRMKPPQLLRGMKDIISQEQVYWDYIKENAEKIAKDYGFKKIDTPILENTSLFVRSTGKDTDIVEKEMFSFIDEGGDNVSLKPELTPGIARAYIEHGMVNLPQPVKLFSIAPVFRRERPQAGRGRQHYQFDLEIIGDKDYIIEAQLLLIAYKFYSILGININIKINSIGCMECSPQYKENLVAYLKSKKTKLCAVCKKRVTKNPLRVLDCKEEKCQKAIEDAPQIVDWLCSDCKKHFTKVLECADELDIPYEYDPYLVRGLDYYTRTVFEIWPANIEGAGFRQSALGGGGRYDDLMVNLGGRDVPACGMGLGVERAILKLKENKIEVKKKSKIEVFVAQLGEKARVKALWLFENLRTEGIKVAENFSKGSLRGQLDLANKLGAKVTLIIGQKEVLDGTILIRDMNSGIQEEVDFSKIIKEVKKRIKK comes from the coding sequence ATGGGTCGCCGTCCAAAAAATAGAACAATTATTAAAAGAAAAAAAAGAATGAAACCGCCGCAACTTTTGCGCGGAATGAAAGATATAATTTCCCAAGAGCAGGTTTATTGGGATTATATAAAAGAGAATGCTGAAAAAATAGCAAAAGATTACGGATTTAAAAAAATAGACACTCCTATTTTAGAAAATACTTCTTTGTTTGTCCGCAGCACAGGGAAAGATACTGACATAGTTGAAAAAGAAATGTTTTCTTTTATTGATGAAGGAGGGGATAATGTTTCTTTGAAGCCTGAATTAACGCCTGGAATTGCCAGGGCTTATATTGAGCATGGAATGGTAAATTTGCCGCAGCCTGTAAAACTTTTCAGCATAGCCCCTGTTTTTAGAAGAGAAAGGCCCCAAGCGGGAAGAGGCAGACAGCACTATCAGTTTGATTTAGAAATTATAGGCGACAAAGACTATATTATAGAAGCGCAGTTATTGCTGATAGCTTATAAATTTTACAGCATTTTAGGAATTAACATAAATATAAAAATTAACAGTATTGGCTGTATGGAATGTAGCCCTCAGTATAAGGAAAATTTAGTCGCTTATTTAAAGAGTAAAAAAACTAAACTATGTGCTGTTTGCAAAAAAAGGGTTACTAAAAATCCTTTAAGAGTTTTGGATTGCAAAGAAGAAAAATGCCAAAAAGCGATTGAAGACGCTCCGCAAATAGTTGACTGGCTTTGCAGTGATTGCAAAAAACATTTTACAAAAGTTTTAGAATGCGCTGACGAGCTTGATATCCCTTATGAATATGATCCATATTTGGTAAGAGGGCTTGATTATTATACAAGAACTGTTTTTGAAATTTGGCCCGCGAATATTGAAGGCGCCGGATTCAGGCAGTCTGCACTAGGAGGAGGCGGGCGCTATGATGATTTAATGGTTAACTTGGGCGGAAGAGATGTTCCTGCTTGCGGGATGGGGTTAGGAGTAGAAAGAGCAATTCTTAAATTAAAAGAGAATAAAATTGAAGTAAAAAAGAAAAGCAAAATTGAAGTTTTTGTCGCTCAGCTTGGAGAAAAGGCGCGGGTAAAAGCGTTATGGCTTTTTGAAAATTTAAGGACAGAGGGCATTAAAGTCGCTGAAAATTTTTCAAAAGGAAGCTTGCGCGGGCAGTTGGATTTGGCAAATAAATTAGGCGCTAAAGTTACTTTAATAATTGGGCAAAAAGAGGTGCTTGACGGCACAATTTTAATTCGCGATATGAACAGCGGGATTCAAGAAGAAGTTGATTTTTCTAAAATAATAAAAGAAGTAAAAAAAAGA